The segment CATGGGGGCGACGATCTCGTCCTCGAGGTCGAGGGCGAGCGCGCCTTCCTTCGTGGTGATGTGCTGCAGGAGCGTGAGCACGTTCTTGCTGAACATCACGCTCGCGTGGAACGGAATGGAGCTTGGCAGGTTCACCGCCCCCACGATCGCGACGCCGTTCACCTCCACGACCTCGCCCGCCCTGGTCAGCTCGCAGTTCCCGCCGCTCTCGGCGGCCATGTCCACCACCACCGTTCCGGGGCGCATGCTGTGCACCATGTCAGCGGTGATGATCCGTGGTGCGGGTCGCCCGGGAATCTGCGCGGTGGTGATGATGATGTCCTGCGTCTTCACGTGCTCCGCGAGCGCCGCGAGCGTCCGGGCCTTTTCCTCCTCCGTCTGCTCGCGCGCATACCCCCCGGCGGCCTCGGCGTCCTGCTGCGGCTCGGGACCGATGAAGGTGGCGCCGAGGGAGAGCACCTGCTCGCGGGCCGCGGCGCGCACGTCGTAGCCCGACACCACTGCCCCGAGGCGGCGCGCCGTCGCGATCGCCATCAGGCCGGCCACGCCGGCGCCCACCACGAAGGCCTTGGCCGGCGGAATGTTGCCGGCGGCCGTCGTCAGCATCGGGAGCAGCTTGGGCGTGTGCATCGCCGCCAGCAGCACCGCCTTGTAGCCGGCGACGGTCGCCTGCGATGACAGGATGTCCATGGACTGGGCCCGCGTGATGCGCGGAACGCGCTCCAGCGCCAGCGCCGTCACCCGGCGCGCGTTGAGCGCCGCGAGCGTGTCCGCGCTCGTCGACGGCTGCAGCAGGGAAATGACGAGCGCCCCTTCGCGGACCAGCGCCGCCTCGGCGGGTGAGGGGCGTTGCACCTTGCAGATGACGTCAGCATCGCCGAGCACGGCGCCGGCATCTTCGACCAACTCGGCGCCCGCGGTGGCGTAGGCGTCGTCGGGGATGAAGGCGGTGGTGCCCGCGCCCCGCTGCACGCGTACCTCGATGCCACTCTTCTTGAGGCGCGCCACGCTCTCTGGGACGAGAGCCACGCGCCGTTCACCGGCTGCGGACTCGCGAGGAACTCCTATGCGCATGTTGAATGATCCCGGGTGGAAAGGACGCGGCATTCTGTGCTGCGGCACGGAAGGGC is part of the Gemmatimonadetes bacterium SCN 70-22 genome and harbors:
- a CDS encoding NAD(P) transhydrogenase subunit alpha — encoded protein: MRIGVPRESAAGERRVALVPESVARLKKSGIEVRVQRGAGTTAFIPDDAYATAGAELVEDAGAVLGDADVICKVQRPSPAEAALVREGALVISLLQPSTSADTLAALNARRVTALALERVPRITRAQSMDILSSQATVAGYKAVLLAAMHTPKLLPMLTTAAGNIPPAKAFVVGAGVAGLMAIATARRLGAVVSGYDVRAAAREQVLSLGATFIGPEPQQDAEAAGGYAREQTEEEKARTLAALAEHVKTQDIIITTAQIPGRPAPRIITADMVHSMRPGTVVVDMAAESGGNCELTRAGEVVEVNGVAIVGAVNLPSSIPFHASVMFSKNVLTLLQHITTKEGALALDLEDEIVAPMCVAHDGNARA